In a genomic window of Sarcophilus harrisii chromosome 4, mSarHar1.11, whole genome shotgun sequence:
- the PNLDC1 gene encoding poly(A)-specific ribonuclease PNLDC1 isoform X2 — MELGADGFEQKLPLLEELILGSDFLGLDIEFTGLRSIFPKGQQTSLFDSPAEWYLKTKQSIQQFTVCQIGLSMFSSMGRKSNKYIAHSYNFFLFPTTLGIMDSEFSFQASSILFLNQYGFDYNKFLKNGIPYMNEEQEKKIKQDLLTGNWKVRSTLDKDQMKVVIDEVTRWLEMAQEGDWMTLPDITGFQAFEVQLVLRQALPTVWTLMKDRGVLVKKVSRQYRWCLENSSRDHDDCRREKILLSARGFAVFFQMLVKAKKPLVGHNMMMDLLHLHEKFYRPLPESYEQFKLNIHSLFPVLIDTKNVTKEIWKELSFPRASNLLEVYEVLNSDLNPTKNSCPVIIHASECIKYVETKYPHEAAYDAFLCGSVLLKVAHLLLYRSTGGIKLEPTFPQYLDVLGPYVNQVNLIRACISKINFSGPDSPSSRPPTLILKVKRWPGVDEEQIYYEFKDLCKFDVRRFTRNQFLLMTNKFKDVRIVLQEYRYHPDLQVTLYRYWRHSPNINCILQISGIVTAWAFLAFILGGSPSNV; from the exons ATGGAGCTGGGCGCCGACGGCTTTGAGCAGAAGCTGCCCTTGCTGGAGGAGCTCATCTTGGGCTCGGACTTCTTGG GTTTGGACATAGAATTCACAGGCTTGAGGTCCATCTTTCCAAAAGGCCAGCAAACAAG TCTCTTTGACTCACCAGCAGAGTGGTATCTAAAGACCAAGCAGAGCATTCAGCAGTTTACAGTGTGTCAGATTG GATTGTCAATGTTTTCAAGTATGGGAAGAAAGTCAAACAA gtaTATAGCCCATTCATataacttctttctcttccccaccaCACTTGGGATTATGGATTCAGAGTTCTCCTTCCAGGCCTCTAGTATTCTATTTTTGAATCAGTATGGTTTCGATTATAATAAG tttctcaAAAATGGGATCCCATATATGAATGAAGAACAGGAGAAAAAGATTAAGCAAGATCTTCTAACAGGGAATTGGAAAGTTCGTAG TACATTGGACAAAGACCAAATGAAGGTGGTGATTGATGAGGTAACTCGGTGGTTGGAGATGGCACAAGAAGGCGATTGGATGACTCTTCCTGATATAACTG GGTTCCAGGCTTTTGAGGTACAGTTGGTACTGAGGCAGGCTCTCCCCACAGTTTGGACCCTTATGAAAGACAGAGGG GTGCTAGTAAAGAAAGTGAGCCGTCAATACCGCTGGTGTCTGGAGAACTCCTCTCGTGACCATGATGACTGCAGGAGGGAGAAGATCCTCCTCTCTGCCCGGggttttgctgtctttttccaGATGCTGGTAAAAGCCAAAAAG CCTTTGGTGGGACATAATATGATGATGGATCTTCTGCATCTTCATGAAAAGTTCTACAGACCTCTCCCAG AATCCTACGAGCAGTTTAAGTTGAACATCCATAGCTTGTTTCCTGTCCTCATAGATACCAAGAATGTGACAAAAGAGATCTGGAAG GAACTCAGTTTCCCAAGAGCTTCAAATCTTTTGGAGGTTTATGAAGTCCTAAACAG TGACTTGAATCCTACCAAGAATTCTTGTCCAGTGATCATCCATGCAAGCGAGTGTATCAAATATG TTGAGACCAAATACCCTCATGAAGCAGCATATGACGCCTTCCTTTGTGGATCAg ttCTCTTGAAGGTGGCACACTTACTACTATATAGATCAACTGG TGGTATAAAACTGGAGCCCACCTTCCCTCAATATCTTGATGTGCTGGGTCCCTATGTGAACCAGGTGAACCTTATCCGAGCATGTATCTCTAAAATC AATTTCTCTGGCCCAGATTCTCCCAGCAGCCGGCCACCCACCCTTATCCTCAAAGTCAAGAGGTGGCCTGGAGTAGATGAAGAACAGATCTATTATGAATTCAAAGACCTCTGTAAATTCGATGTCCGGCGATTCACCCGGAACCAGTTTTTGCTTATGACCAACAAGTTCAAGGA TGTCAGAATTGTGTTGCAAGAATACAGATATCACCCTGACCTGCAAGTGACCCTGTATCGATACTGGAGGCATTCACCTAATATCAACTGCATTCTACA AATCTCTGGAATTGTTACTGCTTGGGCCTTTCTGGCTTTTATTCTCGGAGGATCTCCATCGAATGTATAG
- the PNLDC1 gene encoding poly(A)-specific ribonuclease PNLDC1 isoform X1, with protein sequence MELGADGFEQKLPLLEELILGSDFLGLDIEFTGLRSIFPKGQQTSLFDSPAEWYLKTKQSIQQFTVCQIGLSMFSSMGRKSNKYIAHSYNFFLFPTTLGIMDSEFSFQASSILFLNQYGFDYNKFLKNGIPYMNEEQEKKIKQDLLTGNWKVRSTLDKDQMKVVIDEVTRWLEMAQEGDWMTLPDITGFQAFEVQLVLRQALPTVWTLMKDRGVLVKKVSRQYRWCLENSSRDHDDCRREKILLSARGFAVFFQMLVKAKKPLVGHNMMMDLLHLHEKFYRPLPESYEQFKLNIHSLFPVLIDTKNVTKEIWKELSFPRASNLLEVYEVLNSDLNPTKNSCPVIIHASECIKYVETKYPHEAAYDAFLCGSVLLKVAHLLLYRSTGTSLLGQKLSLSPFLTRLLPRISLPIFFPPAYRPLCWLPLLRLIQSKADSGGIKLEPTFPQYLDVLGPYVNQVNLIRACISKINFSGPDSPSSRPPTLILKVKRWPGVDEEQIYYEFKDLCKFDVRRFTRNQFLLMTNKFKDVRIVLQEYRYHPDLQVTLYRYWRHSPNINCILQISGIVTAWAFLAFILGGSPSNV encoded by the exons ATGGAGCTGGGCGCCGACGGCTTTGAGCAGAAGCTGCCCTTGCTGGAGGAGCTCATCTTGGGCTCGGACTTCTTGG GTTTGGACATAGAATTCACAGGCTTGAGGTCCATCTTTCCAAAAGGCCAGCAAACAAG TCTCTTTGACTCACCAGCAGAGTGGTATCTAAAGACCAAGCAGAGCATTCAGCAGTTTACAGTGTGTCAGATTG GATTGTCAATGTTTTCAAGTATGGGAAGAAAGTCAAACAA gtaTATAGCCCATTCATataacttctttctcttccccaccaCACTTGGGATTATGGATTCAGAGTTCTCCTTCCAGGCCTCTAGTATTCTATTTTTGAATCAGTATGGTTTCGATTATAATAAG tttctcaAAAATGGGATCCCATATATGAATGAAGAACAGGAGAAAAAGATTAAGCAAGATCTTCTAACAGGGAATTGGAAAGTTCGTAG TACATTGGACAAAGACCAAATGAAGGTGGTGATTGATGAGGTAACTCGGTGGTTGGAGATGGCACAAGAAGGCGATTGGATGACTCTTCCTGATATAACTG GGTTCCAGGCTTTTGAGGTACAGTTGGTACTGAGGCAGGCTCTCCCCACAGTTTGGACCCTTATGAAAGACAGAGGG GTGCTAGTAAAGAAAGTGAGCCGTCAATACCGCTGGTGTCTGGAGAACTCCTCTCGTGACCATGATGACTGCAGGAGGGAGAAGATCCTCCTCTCTGCCCGGggttttgctgtctttttccaGATGCTGGTAAAAGCCAAAAAG CCTTTGGTGGGACATAATATGATGATGGATCTTCTGCATCTTCATGAAAAGTTCTACAGACCTCTCCCAG AATCCTACGAGCAGTTTAAGTTGAACATCCATAGCTTGTTTCCTGTCCTCATAGATACCAAGAATGTGACAAAAGAGATCTGGAAG GAACTCAGTTTCCCAAGAGCTTCAAATCTTTTGGAGGTTTATGAAGTCCTAAACAG TGACTTGAATCCTACCAAGAATTCTTGTCCAGTGATCATCCATGCAAGCGAGTGTATCAAATATG TTGAGACCAAATACCCTCATGAAGCAGCATATGACGCCTTCCTTTGTGGATCAg ttCTCTTGAAGGTGGCACACTTACTACTATATAGATCAACTGG GACCTCTTTGCTTGGACAAAAACTCAGCTTGTCTCCTTTTCTCACAAGACTGCTACCAAGgatttctctccccatcttctTTCCTCCTGCTTACAGACCCCTCTGCTGGCTACCACTGCTCAGATTAATCCAGTCCAAAGCAGACAGTGG TGGTATAAAACTGGAGCCCACCTTCCCTCAATATCTTGATGTGCTGGGTCCCTATGTGAACCAGGTGAACCTTATCCGAGCATGTATCTCTAAAATC AATTTCTCTGGCCCAGATTCTCCCAGCAGCCGGCCACCCACCCTTATCCTCAAAGTCAAGAGGTGGCCTGGAGTAGATGAAGAACAGATCTATTATGAATTCAAAGACCTCTGTAAATTCGATGTCCGGCGATTCACCCGGAACCAGTTTTTGCTTATGACCAACAAGTTCAAGGA TGTCAGAATTGTGTTGCAAGAATACAGATATCACCCTGACCTGCAAGTGACCCTGTATCGATACTGGAGGCATTCACCTAATATCAACTGCATTCTACA AATCTCTGGAATTGTTACTGCTTGGGCCTTTCTGGCTTTTATTCTCGGAGGATCTCCATCGAATGTATAG
- the PNLDC1 gene encoding poly(A)-specific ribonuclease PNLDC1 isoform X3 has translation MELGADGFEQKLPLLEELILGSDFLGLDIEFTGLRSIFPKGQQTSLFDSPAEWYLKTKQSIQQFTVCQIGLSMFSSMGRKSNKYIAHSYNFFLFPTTLGIMDSEFSFQASSILFLNQYGFDYNKFLKNGIPYMNEEQEKKIKQDLLTGNWKVRSTLDKDQMKVVIDEVTRWLEMAQEGDWMTLPDITGFQAFEVQLVLRQALPTVWTLMKDRGVLVKKVSRQYRWCLENSSRDHDDCRREKILLSARGFAVFFQMLVKAKKPLVGHNMMMDLLHLHEKFYRPLPESYEQFKLNIHSLFPVLIDTKNVTKEIWKELSFPRASNLLEVYEVLNSDLNPTKNSCPVIIHASECIKYVETKYPHEAAYDAFLCGSVLLKVAHLLLYRSTGTSLLGQKLSLSPFLTRLLPRISLPIFFPPAYRPLCWLPLLRLIQSKADSGGIKLEPTFPQYLDVLGPYVNQVNLIRACISKIHKGSPGCRPLQAHCV, from the exons ATGGAGCTGGGCGCCGACGGCTTTGAGCAGAAGCTGCCCTTGCTGGAGGAGCTCATCTTGGGCTCGGACTTCTTGG GTTTGGACATAGAATTCACAGGCTTGAGGTCCATCTTTCCAAAAGGCCAGCAAACAAG TCTCTTTGACTCACCAGCAGAGTGGTATCTAAAGACCAAGCAGAGCATTCAGCAGTTTACAGTGTGTCAGATTG GATTGTCAATGTTTTCAAGTATGGGAAGAAAGTCAAACAA gtaTATAGCCCATTCATataacttctttctcttccccaccaCACTTGGGATTATGGATTCAGAGTTCTCCTTCCAGGCCTCTAGTATTCTATTTTTGAATCAGTATGGTTTCGATTATAATAAG tttctcaAAAATGGGATCCCATATATGAATGAAGAACAGGAGAAAAAGATTAAGCAAGATCTTCTAACAGGGAATTGGAAAGTTCGTAG TACATTGGACAAAGACCAAATGAAGGTGGTGATTGATGAGGTAACTCGGTGGTTGGAGATGGCACAAGAAGGCGATTGGATGACTCTTCCTGATATAACTG GGTTCCAGGCTTTTGAGGTACAGTTGGTACTGAGGCAGGCTCTCCCCACAGTTTGGACCCTTATGAAAGACAGAGGG GTGCTAGTAAAGAAAGTGAGCCGTCAATACCGCTGGTGTCTGGAGAACTCCTCTCGTGACCATGATGACTGCAGGAGGGAGAAGATCCTCCTCTCTGCCCGGggttttgctgtctttttccaGATGCTGGTAAAAGCCAAAAAG CCTTTGGTGGGACATAATATGATGATGGATCTTCTGCATCTTCATGAAAAGTTCTACAGACCTCTCCCAG AATCCTACGAGCAGTTTAAGTTGAACATCCATAGCTTGTTTCCTGTCCTCATAGATACCAAGAATGTGACAAAAGAGATCTGGAAG GAACTCAGTTTCCCAAGAGCTTCAAATCTTTTGGAGGTTTATGAAGTCCTAAACAG TGACTTGAATCCTACCAAGAATTCTTGTCCAGTGATCATCCATGCAAGCGAGTGTATCAAATATG TTGAGACCAAATACCCTCATGAAGCAGCATATGACGCCTTCCTTTGTGGATCAg ttCTCTTGAAGGTGGCACACTTACTACTATATAGATCAACTGG GACCTCTTTGCTTGGACAAAAACTCAGCTTGTCTCCTTTTCTCACAAGACTGCTACCAAGgatttctctccccatcttctTTCCTCCTGCTTACAGACCCCTCTGCTGGCTACCACTGCTCAGATTAATCCAGTCCAAAGCAGACAGTGG TGGTATAAAACTGGAGCCCACCTTCCCTCAATATCTTGATGTGCTGGGTCCCTATGTGAACCAGGTGAACCTTATCCGAGCATGTATCTCTAAAATC CATAAGGGCAGTCCTGGATGTAGGCCACTGCAAGCTCACTGTGTGTAA